From one Leptospira paudalimensis genomic stretch:
- a CDS encoding VanZ family protein, whose product MEKKPYPFSPFEDSLVGEKTLLVWQDSHHSEKNLKDHLLMALELREDQLVFTPNAIKQKLMVSYPTEIRNLIANNQTGEIPKLLIAIAKGNTPTNSLPALDICFELIEWLLTGFDLDEVLRETLSLLFGITLSIEFLTSVRAEYFKELRG is encoded by the coding sequence ATGGAAAAAAAACCATATCCATTCTCACCGTTTGAAGATTCTCTTGTAGGGGAAAAAACTCTACTTGTTTGGCAAGATAGCCATCACTCTGAAAAAAATTTAAAAGACCATCTACTCATGGCTTTGGAATTAAGAGAAGATCAGTTAGTATTCACACCAAACGCAATCAAACAAAAGTTAATGGTTTCATATCCTACTGAAATCAGAAATTTAATTGCAAACAATCAAACTGGCGAAATTCCCAAATTACTGATAGCAATTGCAAAAGGGAATACACCAACAAATTCTTTACCCGCATTAGATATTTGTTTTGAACTCATAGAATGGTTGTTAACTGGATTTGATTTGGATGAAGTATTAAGAGAAACTTTGTCATTATTATTCGGAATCACATTATCAATTGAGTTTTTAACATCTGTTCGTGCTGAGTATTTTAAAGAGTTACGCGGTTAA
- a CDS encoding glycerol-3-phosphate dehydrogenase/oxidase, producing the protein MKNSTKQENSRLDHLKKEYDILVIGGGITGANVLWDATLRGYNCLLVEKNDYASGTSQATSKLIHGGLRYLKNFELGLVRESLSERRYLAKISPHAVRPMGFIIPIRSLFQRIQLLLGMELYNLLSFDRNKDIDPDVQLPKYRWNSVAETIYKVMGLGRKSLKGSFQYYDYANPNPEKHTTEFILSAKEKGAHAFNYLAVTTLKKQNSGGYTVGLTDEITGKKVLVSAKVVVNSAGPWADIIESMAGISAEKKLVRSKGIHAVVRNICGNECVVLSKRDGSHLFVIPWRGKTIIGTTDTAYEDDPDKFKVKQSEIVDLIDEVNFSFGFAKLTLKDVDYYYGGLRPLVEDPGSTEGTYSASRKSEIFHYENEGFPGFFSALGGKYTTSRAVAESLVNAIDTYTKGKHVTCVTKFTPLLGGRYQNLKELVTEIQFKFPHVSGNKIDTLVRRYGSLTWKILSLKGLDTYRIPNGEMYFEDEVEYIVLNEDIHHLTDFYFRRSGVGTVGKVETSERTRLDKKIAKLLGWSADRLKEEVKKVDERYQWYVD; encoded by the coding sequence ATGAAAAATAGCACCAAACAAGAAAATTCGAGATTAGATCATTTAAAAAAAGAATACGATATTCTTGTCATTGGAGGTGGGATTACTGGTGCCAATGTATTGTGGGATGCAACACTAAGAGGGTATAATTGCCTTCTAGTGGAGAAGAATGATTATGCATCTGGCACGAGCCAAGCTACTTCCAAACTGATCCACGGTGGGCTACGTTATTTAAAGAATTTTGAACTAGGGCTTGTGCGTGAATCTTTATCAGAACGGAGGTATCTAGCAAAAATCTCTCCACACGCAGTTCGTCCTATGGGATTTATCATTCCGATTCGGTCTCTCTTCCAAAGGATTCAGTTATTATTAGGAATGGAATTATACAATTTACTATCTTTTGATAGAAACAAAGATATTGATCCAGATGTTCAACTTCCCAAATACCGATGGAATTCAGTAGCGGAAACAATATATAAAGTGATGGGGCTTGGTAGAAAATCACTCAAAGGAAGTTTCCAATATTACGACTATGCAAACCCAAATCCAGAGAAACATACAACGGAATTTATCCTTTCTGCAAAAGAAAAAGGTGCACATGCTTTTAATTATTTGGCAGTTACTACCTTAAAAAAACAAAATAGTGGTGGTTATACGGTAGGATTAACAGATGAAATCACTGGCAAAAAAGTTTTGGTATCCGCTAAGGTAGTTGTCAATTCGGCAGGACCTTGGGCAGATATAATCGAATCAATGGCGGGGATTTCTGCTGAAAAAAAATTAGTTCGATCTAAAGGGATCCACGCAGTTGTACGCAATATTTGCGGAAATGAATGTGTTGTATTGTCAAAACGAGATGGCTCACATTTATTTGTTATACCATGGCGTGGGAAAACAATCATTGGAACTACTGATACTGCATATGAGGATGATCCAGACAAATTTAAAGTTAAACAATCTGAAATTGTTGATTTGATAGATGAAGTGAATTTCAGTTTTGGTTTTGCAAAATTAACATTAAAAGATGTCGATTATTATTATGGTGGATTAAGGCCACTTGTAGAGGATCCAGGTAGTACGGAGGGAACATACTCTGCATCAAGGAAGTCGGAAATTTTTCATTATGAAAATGAAGGGTTCCCAGGTTTTTTTTCAGCCTTAGGTGGTAAATACACAACAAGTAGAGCTGTTGCAGAAAGTTTAGTGAATGCAATTGATACTTATACAAAAGGAAAACATGTAACTTGTGTCACAAAGTTCACTCCATTACTTGGCGGAAGATATCAGAACCTTAAAGAATTAGTGACGGAAATTCAATTTAAGTTCCCACATGTTTCGGGGAATAAGATCGATACTTTAGTTAGGCGGTATGGAAGTTTAACTTGGAAAATATTATCATTAAAAGGATTGGATACATATCGAATTCCTAATGGTGAGATGTATTTTGAAGACGAAGTTGAATACATTGTTCTAAATGAAGACATTCATCATTTAACTGATTTTTATTTCAGAAGGTCTGGAGTCGGAACAGTGGGGAAAGTAGAAACTTCGGAACGAACTCGTCTTGATAAAAAAATTGCGAAGTTACTTGGTTGGAGCGCAGATCGCCTGAAAGAAGAAGTCAAAAAAGTTGATGAACGTTATCAGTGGTATGTTGATTAA
- a CDS encoding STAS domain-containing protein produces the protein MTSIKYKKIVVVFKRTKYELDLETYGSIQAYKEVTKQNPEVFQRTYESHERQIRSREYLKTHVFPKADFVFREHFDPESGSNYDLVVAHGGDNHFTYVAHLVGNTHLIGCNSDPDSSVGALLGFTAEELGEAVKHNFKQTKIESWSLLETEIVYPNGTKLKTVPAVCELSIRNNSPELTSRFWISYLDKKEEQKCSGLLVYTGAGSTGWISSCFPKKFPPFSKHEPFFHVYSREIRVKSRETEFSLADFRALDQVEVISEMNGGLAVDSLTERHYPFPPYAKAVIKLSPEKLFVVVPLKRGESMQDLPYEIEQKRINGTVIVQIKGRMESGPLDRITQTILDEMVGADRKHLILDFSELRYISSLGIRMILDVKMNLQKRNKEMALVGVTSSILQVFHLLGLSNAFQFFSDREDALKSFEEPSKS, from the coding sequence ATGACTTCCATCAAGTACAAGAAGATCGTTGTCGTTTTCAAACGAACCAAATACGAGTTGGATTTGGAAACATATGGTTCCATACAAGCCTATAAGGAAGTCACAAAACAAAATCCAGAGGTATTCCAAAGAACGTATGAATCCCATGAAAGGCAAATTCGTTCCCGTGAGTATCTAAAAACACATGTATTTCCAAAGGCTGATTTTGTTTTCCGAGAACACTTTGACCCAGAATCCGGTTCGAATTATGACTTAGTTGTGGCTCATGGTGGAGATAATCATTTTACATATGTTGCTCATTTGGTCGGCAATACTCATTTAATTGGGTGTAATTCAGATCCAGATTCTTCTGTTGGGGCTCTCCTTGGATTTACAGCAGAAGAACTTGGTGAAGCCGTAAAACATAATTTTAAACAAACAAAAATAGAGTCTTGGTCACTCTTAGAAACTGAAATTGTCTATCCAAATGGTACAAAACTTAAAACTGTTCCAGCTGTATGTGAACTTTCCATCCGAAACAATAGCCCAGAGCTCACTTCAAGGTTTTGGATTTCGTATTTGGACAAAAAGGAAGAACAAAAATGTTCTGGATTACTAGTTTACACAGGTGCAGGATCAACAGGTTGGATCAGTTCTTGTTTCCCTAAGAAATTCCCACCATTTTCGAAACATGAGCCATTTTTCCATGTGTATTCCAGAGAAATACGAGTCAAATCACGAGAAACAGAGTTTTCCTTGGCAGATTTTAGGGCTTTGGATCAAGTGGAAGTTATTTCCGAAATGAATGGTGGTTTGGCAGTGGATTCTCTCACAGAGAGACACTACCCGTTTCCACCATATGCAAAAGCGGTAATCAAATTATCGCCTGAGAAATTATTTGTAGTCGTTCCACTAAAGAGAGGGGAATCCATGCAGGACTTACCATACGAAATCGAACAAAAGCGCATCAATGGAACTGTCATTGTTCAAATTAAAGGACGGATGGAATCTGGTCCGTTAGACCGAATCACCCAAACCATACTTGATGAAATGGTTGGTGCCGATAGAAAACATTTGATTTTAGATTTTTCTGAATTACGTTACATATCTAGTTTAGGAATACGAATGATACTAGATGTAAAAATGAACTTACAAAAACGAAACAAAGAAATGGCTCTCGTTGGTGTAACAAGTTCCATTTTACAGGTGTTCCATCTTTTAGGTTTATCAAATGCATTCCAATTTTTTTCTGATCGAGAAGATGCTTTAAAGTCTTTTGAGGAGCCATCTAAGTCCTAG
- a CDS encoding TetR/AcrR family transcriptional regulator, producing MGVSERKKREFAQRETDILNCAIELFRTKHPSLVKMDDIAKHLEIGRGTIYLHFKSKDDLMARIQYEDYVRLRGRLEKAFEEKTAIEMSRRAIRAYIDHCLGDKHMYLVAKQCGVNLNIDNVSEDMRKMLTDERSNRLSLLEKIYKQAKIENLINSRGTYPNVAVAWGMIRGAVEVILDGHFQNEIKSEKAYLETIEHVLFFGLFSGGNKGET from the coding sequence ATGGGCGTTTCTGAAAGGAAAAAAAGAGAATTTGCACAAAGAGAAACGGATATACTAAATTGCGCGATTGAACTTTTTCGAACAAAACATCCATCACTTGTGAAGATGGATGATATCGCAAAACATTTAGAAATTGGACGAGGGACAATTTATCTACACTTTAAAAGTAAAGATGATTTAATGGCTCGAATCCAATATGAAGATTATGTTCGTCTGCGGGGAAGGCTAGAAAAAGCTTTCGAAGAAAAAACTGCAATTGAAATGTCTAGGCGTGCGATCCGAGCCTACATAGATCATTGTTTAGGTGATAAACATATGTACCTTGTTGCAAAACAATGTGGAGTGAATCTAAACATTGACAATGTTTCTGAAGATATGAGAAAAATGCTCACTGATGAAAGATCAAATCGATTGTCTTTATTAGAAAAAATTTACAAACAAGCAAAAATAGAAAATCTCATCAACTCACGAGGTACCTATCCCAATGTGGCTGTTGCATGGGGAATGATACGTGGTGCAGTAGAAGTGATTCTCGATGGGCATTTTCAAAATGAAATAAAAAGTGAAAAAGCTTATTTAGAAACGATTGAACATGTTTTATTTTTTGGATTATTTTCAGGTGGAAACAAAGGAGAAACATGA
- a CDS encoding P-loop NTPase family protein gives MDSTETLSQLVSEALLGEKFPIAKIISKIETENNLRFRESLFNEIQSQKPNAKEGLTIGITGTPGAGKSSLLGELCRLFLDFAPNKKMAIVAIDPSSNISGGSILGDRTRVTLPRRDTRIYFRSQPSQLELGGLNPYTYHVIRFLRKIFDYVFIETVGIGQNEISVSLISDISFLVMQPLGGDQVQFMKSGIMEVPEAFIINKCDEESLANSSYYMLESTLEFIKDILPDQSLPPIFKTSVVKKKGIEELLNFILSYTKRKDKNIETITQLMQWIRNEYGRFGIGIWKKMESNTWNQAVRLNSLGGIHKLNYESEETKFLSLIQNNIVQNDKN, from the coding sequence ATGGATTCCACAGAAACACTATCGCAATTGGTTTCAGAAGCACTTCTTGGTGAGAAGTTTCCCATTGCTAAAATCATCTCCAAAATTGAAACAGAAAACAATCTAAGATTTCGAGAAAGTTTGTTCAACGAAATCCAATCGCAAAAACCAAATGCCAAAGAAGGTCTCACCATCGGAATCACAGGCACCCCTGGTGCTGGCAAATCATCGTTACTCGGAGAACTTTGTCGTTTGTTCCTGGACTTTGCACCAAACAAAAAAATGGCAATTGTGGCAATTGACCCCTCTTCCAATATCAGTGGTGGGTCGATACTTGGAGACCGAACAAGAGTCACTCTTCCCAGAAGGGACACGAGGATTTATTTTCGATCACAACCTTCTCAACTTGAATTAGGTGGACTCAATCCCTATACCTATCATGTAATCCGTTTTTTAAGAAAGATATTTGATTATGTATTCATTGAAACAGTCGGCATCGGACAAAACGAAATTTCAGTATCACTCATTTCCGATATTTCATTTCTCGTGATGCAACCTTTGGGTGGTGACCAAGTACAGTTTATGAAGTCTGGGATTATGGAAGTTCCAGAAGCTTTTATCATCAACAAATGTGATGAAGAATCTCTCGCCAATTCAAGTTATTATATGTTAGAGTCTACTCTGGAATTTATCAAAGACATTCTCCCTGACCAATCACTTCCACCTATTTTTAAAACATCAGTGGTAAAAAAGAAAGGGATAGAAGAACTATTAAATTTTATTCTATCATATACGAAACGGAAAGATAAAAATATTGAAACCATAACTCAACTTATGCAGTGGATTCGAAATGAATACGGCCGATTTGGAATTGGGATTTGGAAAAAAATGGAATCCAATACTTGGAATCAAGCAGTCAGACTCAATTCTTTAGGTGGCATTCATAAGCTCAATTATGAATCAGAGGAAACAAAATTTTTGTCTCTCATTCAAAACAACATAGTTCAAAACGACAAAAATTAA
- a CDS encoding FAD-binding oxidoreductase produces the protein MQTRNIYKWGSQEVEEKLPSHTLDFLNHQFPVSNEFKSSLPKGELPLKPLKKSKLSPTVISKLKKIVGNSNVSIDDVSRAKHSIGKFYTEIYKARFGEVSDVVDVVVSPKNEKEIEEILALANANKIPVIPFGAGSTVTKALQAPKGGISLDLSRLNRIIEFNAIDSTVTVEAGVYGPELEKHLNDRGYTCGHFPQSFEFSTVGGWIAAKGAGQASTGYGKIEDILLGLTAITPSGKFESKVYPAASIGPDMFRLFLGTEGSFGVITKATLKIRKYHTQNSAKGSFIFKNFESAVETMREVMQGGFGKPHFFRIQDPEETDISFHMSGLNGGKEDLFLRFIGYKPMQRSLMHIIIDGDPSYTKEVLKKIKRIAKRNGGFSTGESPVNKWLHQRYSSAYLRDYLMDEGIRIDTLETAVSWSNLHTLWENTRAYIKSFENTSCMVHISHAYENGANLYFIFISPMDKQNEVSSFIKFHKGIIDSIHENGGSLSHHHGIGRMLSPWMEKEVGEEGLRILSSLKKTFDPKGIMNPGGLLGLK, from the coding sequence ATGCAAACTCGAAACATCTATAAATGGGGATCACAAGAAGTGGAAGAAAAACTTCCCTCACATACATTGGATTTTTTAAATCATCAATTCCCAGTATCAAACGAATTTAAATCTTCTCTTCCTAAAGGTGAACTCCCTTTAAAACCATTAAAGAAATCTAAGTTAAGTCCAACAGTCATTTCAAAACTTAAAAAAATTGTGGGGAATTCGAATGTTTCAATAGACGATGTTAGTCGAGCAAAACATTCAATAGGAAAATTTTATACTGAGATCTATAAAGCTCGGTTTGGTGAAGTTTCGGATGTAGTTGATGTAGTGGTCTCTCCTAAAAACGAAAAGGAAATTGAGGAAATATTAGCTCTTGCGAATGCAAATAAAATTCCTGTCATTCCTTTTGGTGCGGGATCTACAGTCACAAAAGCACTACAAGCTCCAAAAGGAGGAATCTCCCTTGATTTGTCTCGATTGAATCGCATCATTGAATTTAATGCGATTGATTCAACAGTAACAGTTGAAGCTGGAGTATATGGACCCGAATTAGAAAAACATTTAAATGACAGGGGATATACCTGTGGTCATTTCCCACAATCCTTTGAATTTTCAACTGTAGGTGGTTGGATTGCTGCAAAAGGGGCAGGGCAAGCTTCCACTGGGTATGGTAAAATCGAAGATATTCTTCTTGGATTAACGGCTATTACACCTTCTGGTAAATTCGAATCGAAAGTTTATCCCGCAGCTTCCATTGGTCCAGATATGTTTCGTTTGTTTCTTGGAACGGAAGGAAGTTTTGGTGTCATTACAAAGGCTACTTTAAAAATTCGTAAATACCACACGCAAAATTCTGCGAAAGGTTCTTTTATTTTCAAAAACTTTGAAAGTGCAGTTGAGACAATGCGTGAAGTGATGCAAGGAGGATTTGGGAAACCTCATTTTTTCCGAATCCAAGATCCAGAAGAAACTGATATTTCTTTTCATATGAGTGGATTAAATGGAGGCAAAGAGGACCTTTTTCTTAGGTTCATTGGTTACAAACCAATGCAAAGATCTCTTATGCATATCATCATTGATGGAGACCCTTCCTATACAAAAGAAGTTTTGAAGAAAATCAAAAGAATCGCTAAACGAAATGGTGGGTTTTCTACAGGAGAATCACCGGTTAACAAATGGTTACACCAAAGGTATTCAAGTGCCTACTTGCGTGATTATTTAATGGATGAAGGTATTAGGATCGATACCTTAGAAACTGCCGTTAGTTGGTCCAATCTTCATACCTTATGGGAAAACACAAGAGCTTATATAAAAAGTTTTGAAAATACATCATGTATGGTCCATATATCCCATGCCTATGAAAATGGTGCAAATTTATACTTTATTTTCATAAGCCCAATGGACAAACAAAATGAAGTTTCTTCTTTTATTAAATTTCATAAAGGAATAATCGATAGTATCCATGAAAATGGTGGATCCTTGTCCCATCATCATGGGATTGGCAGAATGTTATCTCCTTGGATGGAAAAAGAAGTAGGGGAAGAAGGGCTTCGTATCCTTTCTTCACTTAAAAAAACTTTTGATCCAAAGGGGATCATGAATCCAGGTGGATTGTTGGGATTAAAATAA
- a CDS encoding acyl-CoA thioesterase yields MPRIKIEIPNHKIFETSLSVRISDINFAGHLAHDAILTLTHECRARFFHSHGWTEINVEGKGIVVSDVAIVYKSEAFFPDDLNIQLYVDQISSKSLDMLYVITHKDGKEIARAKTAIVFFDYSERKPCSIPAVFLSVIKKESKN; encoded by the coding sequence GTGCCTAGAATAAAAATCGAGATTCCAAATCATAAAATATTTGAAACATCCTTATCAGTTCGAATATCAGATATCAATTTTGCCGGTCATTTGGCTCATGATGCGATTTTGACATTAACACACGAATGTAGGGCTAGATTTTTCCATTCTCATGGATGGACTGAGATCAATGTAGAAGGCAAAGGGATAGTTGTTTCTGACGTAGCCATTGTTTATAAATCAGAAGCTTTTTTCCCTGATGATCTAAACATCCAATTGTATGTAGATCAAATTTCATCAAAATCATTGGATATGTTGTATGTGATCACACATAAGGATGGAAAAGAAATTGCTCGTGCTAAAACTGCAATTGTCTTTTTTGATTATTCGGAACGGAAACCTTGTTCAATCCCAGCAGTGTTTTTAAGTGTCATCAAAAAAGAATCTAAGAATTAA
- a CDS encoding protein meaA, producing MSAEKKDYLLVDENGQGKPDKPWIFRTYAGHTNAKASNELYRKNLSKGQTGLSIAFDLPTQCGYSSDHEVSRPEIGKVGVPINSLEDFRILFDQIPIEEMNTSMTINGTSMWLLSLYVALAEERGVPLEKLNGTTQNDLIKEYLARGTYIYPPKDSMKIIVDMYEYCLHNIPKWNPSNICSYHLQEAGATPVQELSFALATAIAVLDAIKERNCFTEDEFEQCVGRISFFVNAGIRFVEEMCKMRAFTEMWEEITKERYGVKNAKYRVFRYGVQVNSLGLTEEQPENNAWRILIEALGVTLSRNARCRALQLPAWNEALSLPRPWDQQWSLRLQQVLAYETDLLEYPDIFEGSKVIESKVKALKEQAKLEIQKILDMGGALVAIENGYMKSQLVKSQTERLSKINSNELVIVGKNKWTDGIKSPLMTDSDGGIFKVDPKSAEQTLGVLAEAKTRRNAELAKKSLEELKQAAKDGKNLMPYSIACAKALVTTGEWADALREVYGEYNPPTGVDGQKLFLSDDKVATVRGKVEAFTKAHGHRPKIVVGKPGLDGHSNGAEMIAVSAKHSGFDVIYSGIRLSPEEIVQSAVEENANVIGLSILSGSHKEIAKQLFDELAHYKANIPVVIGGIIPESDFEELKKMGIREIFTPKDYDLMSIMNKIIDIISVEPALV from the coding sequence ATGTCCGCCGAAAAAAAAGATTACCTTCTCGTTGACGAGAATGGACAGGGAAAACCTGACAAACCATGGATTTTTAGGACCTATGCAGGGCACACCAACGCAAAAGCCTCCAATGAGTTGTACAGAAAGAACCTTTCTAAAGGCCAAACAGGGCTTTCCATTGCATTTGATCTACCCACTCAGTGTGGTTATAGCTCCGACCACGAAGTCTCAAGGCCTGAAATCGGGAAAGTGGGAGTTCCTATCAACTCACTTGAAGATTTCCGCATTTTATTTGACCAGATCCCAATCGAAGAGATGAACACATCGATGACCATCAATGGAACTTCTATGTGGTTATTGTCGCTTTATGTGGCACTTGCGGAAGAACGTGGAGTTCCCCTCGAAAAACTAAACGGGACCACTCAAAACGATCTCATCAAAGAATACCTGGCTCGCGGAACTTATATTTATCCACCAAAAGACTCGATGAAAATCATCGTGGATATGTATGAATATTGTCTGCACAATATTCCAAAGTGGAACCCCTCTAACATCTGTTCTTATCACTTACAAGAAGCGGGTGCAACACCTGTACAAGAACTTTCCTTTGCTCTTGCAACAGCGATTGCTGTGTTAGATGCCATCAAAGAAAGAAACTGTTTCACAGAAGATGAATTCGAACAGTGTGTGGGAAGGATTTCCTTCTTTGTCAACGCTGGGATTCGTTTTGTAGAAGAGATGTGCAAAATGCGTGCGTTCACAGAAATGTGGGAAGAAATCACGAAAGAACGTTACGGTGTCAAAAATGCAAAGTACAGAGTGTTCCGTTATGGAGTACAAGTGAATTCACTTGGTCTCACAGAAGAACAACCAGAAAACAATGCATGGAGAATCCTCATTGAAGCATTGGGTGTAACGTTATCTCGTAATGCAAGATGCCGTGCTTTACAATTACCAGCATGGAATGAAGCACTTTCGCTTCCAAGACCTTGGGACCAACAATGGTCACTTCGTCTGCAACAAGTATTAGCATATGAAACCGACCTTTTAGAATACCCAGATATTTTTGAAGGATCAAAAGTCATTGAATCAAAAGTAAAAGCCCTGAAAGAACAAGCCAAATTGGAAATCCAAAAAATTCTCGATATGGGTGGAGCTCTTGTTGCCATCGAAAACGGTTATATGAAATCACAACTCGTGAAATCACAAACCGAAAGGCTTTCCAAAATCAATTCCAATGAACTTGTGATTGTTGGTAAAAACAAATGGACTGACGGGATCAAATCACCACTTATGACTGACTCTGACGGTGGTATTTTCAAAGTTGATCCTAAATCCGCTGAACAAACATTAGGTGTATTGGCAGAAGCAAAAACACGTCGGAATGCAGAACTTGCTAAAAAATCTTTAGAGGAACTCAAACAAGCTGCAAAAGATGGAAAAAATCTTATGCCATACTCCATTGCATGTGCAAAAGCACTTGTGACAACAGGAGAATGGGCAGATGCTCTTCGCGAAGTGTATGGCGAATACAACCCACCAACTGGTGTGGACGGCCAAAAACTCTTCCTCTCTGATGATAAAGTAGCAACTGTTCGTGGGAAAGTGGAAGCCTTCACAAAAGCCCATGGCCATAGACCAAAAATTGTTGTAGGAAAACCAGGACTTGATGGTCACTCCAATGGTGCTGAGATGATTGCAGTATCAGCAAAACACAGTGGGTTTGATGTGATTTATTCCGGAATCCGACTTTCTCCAGAGGAAATCGTACAATCTGCGGTGGAAGAAAATGCAAATGTGATTGGACTTTCCATTCTTTCTGGTTCCCATAAAGAAATCGCAAAACAACTATTTGATGAACTTGCTCACTACAAAGCAAACATCCCAGTTGTGATTGGTGGGATCATCCCAGAATCCGATTTTGAAGAACTGAAAAAAATGGGAATCCGTGAAATCTTTACTCCAAAAGATTATGATTTGATGTCGATCATGAACAAAATCATTGATATCATTTCGGTTGAACCAGCCCTCGTTTAA
- a CDS encoding diacylglycerol/lipid kinase family protein, with product MMRKIKVILNPVSGGGLSAKVWQKIEPILIQKGIPYSYEATTKEKAAKDIAKESVKQGYHWILGIGGDGTFSNIINGLFENGKLINKNVVFSPIPAGRGNDFIKTVKVPKNPVKALEQALNGDERHIDLIDVTYTKPDKSKGKYLCLNLADFGMGGEVVYRVNQSKLGRFIGGKGVFLFYTVVCLFSYTNKKITLTLSKFEKITNKCRLIVCANGEFAGGGMWFAPNAKLDDGKMDLLAIQDVSVFETLRKFGNLYQGKLSDDAKVISKQITELKAESEEDVFIDVDGENMGQLPAQFKVLPKVLPIKC from the coding sequence ATGATGAGAAAGATAAAGGTAATTTTAAATCCAGTTTCAGGTGGAGGCCTTTCTGCAAAAGTTTGGCAAAAAATTGAACCTATTCTCATCCAGAAGGGGATTCCCTATTCCTATGAAGCAACTACCAAAGAAAAAGCCGCCAAAGATATCGCAAAAGAATCCGTAAAACAAGGGTATCATTGGATTTTAGGTATTGGAGGAGATGGTACATTCTCAAATATTATCAATGGACTTTTCGAAAATGGAAAATTGATCAATAAAAATGTTGTATTTAGTCCAATCCCTGCTGGCCGGGGCAATGATTTTATCAAAACTGTAAAGGTTCCTAAAAATCCGGTAAAAGCATTGGAACAAGCATTAAATGGCGATGAAAGACATATTGATTTAATTGATGTTACCTATACCAAGCCCGATAAATCAAAAGGTAAATATTTGTGTTTGAATTTGGCTGATTTTGGAATGGGTGGAGAAGTTGTATATAGGGTAAACCAATCAAAGTTAGGTAGGTTTATTGGTGGGAAAGGTGTATTCCTTTTTTATACAGTTGTTTGTTTGTTTTCTTATACAAATAAAAAAATCACACTCACACTTTCCAAATTTGAGAAAATCACAAATAAATGTCGGTTAATTGTTTGTGCGAATGGCGAATTTGCTGGAGGAGGAATGTGGTTTGCACCGAATGCGAAGTTAGATGATGGGAAAATGGATTTATTAGCAATCCAAGACGTTTCTGTTTTTGAAACACTTCGCAAATTTGGAAATCTTTACCAAGGAAAATTATCTGATGATGCCAAAGTAATTTCCAAACAAATTACTGAACTCAAAGCAGAGTCTGAAGAAGATGTATTTATCGATGTAGATGGAGAAAATATGGGGCAACTTCCTGCTCAGTTTAAAGTTCTTCCCAAGGTATTGCCAATTAAATGTTAA
- a CDS encoding HU family DNA-binding protein has protein sequence MATTPTPMKKSEMLSELAETTGMTKKNVAAFLDSFVELAYKETKKNGAFVIPGLGKLVKRNRPKRKGRNPATGEAIVIPAKTVVKFTLSKTCKDAVVPPKK, from the coding sequence ATGGCAACAACTCCTACCCCAATGAAAAAGTCCGAAATGCTCAGCGAACTCGCTGAAACAACTGGAATGACCAAAAAAAATGTAGCAGCATTTTTGGACTCTTTCGTTGAACTCGCTTACAAAGAAACTAAGAAGAATGGTGCATTTGTCATTCCTGGTCTAGGTAAACTTGTTAAACGTAATCGTCCAAAGAGAAAAGGTAGAAACCCTGCAACTGGTGAAGCGATTGTTATCCCTGCAAAAACAGTTGTGAAATTCACTCTTTCTAAAACTTGCAAAGACGCGGTTGTCCCACCTAAAAAATAA